The genome window GAGAAGAAACGTATGAAATACAAGCGCTGGGTCAAATCCCACCCAATTATTGTCGCTGCCGCAGTATTCTTTATTTTTATGCTAGGTGGTATGTTTACAGATTGGAATCAGGATAGCCAGCTCGTTGTCTCGAAACAGGAAAACTTGATTATACAAGGAGATACGGTCATCGTTCCTGAAGGTGTAGTCGTTGAAGGCGATTTACTCGTTAAAAATGGCAATTTAGTAATCGAGGGTGTAATTGATGGCGATGTAACGATTGTAAACGGAGAATTGGTTGAAAGTAAATCGCTGGATGGAGAGGGTCTTATGGCCTCTGTCGGCGAAATTAATGGCGAGCTAAAAACGGTCAATCGCATGTTTGAATGGCTATGGTATCAGATTAAAGGCTTCTTTTCTGGAGTGTTTTCGACTGATTGACTAGAAAACTGAGGTGCAGCCAAGTTTTTGGGTGACAGAGCTGCCTTAGTTACACTTATGCAGTAAGAACGTTTTATACTTTCTTATCTACCAAATCAAACCTGGATAAATAAGTGCTTATCCAGGTTTTTTGTAAGAATTCTTCTGAAGGTTGCTATTTACGCGATAAATTATAGTTGCTCACAGGCATATCATACGATAGAAAATCCCATATACATAAGCATTTTGCAGGTATCCCCCATCACTCCACTAAAATGTTATGGCAGTAGAAAGCTTAGAAAATTTGTAAATATTTGCGTGTATCTGCTGCTGCCTGTCATAGGGATAAAATGGAAACCATTTAAACTAATTGAATCTTGGCTTTTGGTAAAAATTATAAAAAGCGCTTGTCCAAGATATATATATGGCCTGCAGTTGTGATATAATTAAATCTAGACTATTTATCGAATAGTAACAATTCATTTCAGGTGCAAAAGGGATGTGTGAACATGCTCGATGGGGGATTCAACTTTTTTGAAGTACTTAGAATATGCATAGATATTGCTCTTGTCTGGTATGTGTTATATAAATTAATAATGCTAATCAAAGGTACAAAGGCAATCCAGTTATTAAAGGGAATTGCAGTAGTATTAGCTGTCTGGGGAATAAGTATTCTCCTGGATTTGCAAACAATTCGATACCTATCCAATCAAATTATTCTTTGGGGATTTCTGGCAATTATTATACTTTTCCAGCCTGAGTTAAGAAGGGCCCTTGAGCAACTGGGGAGAGGGAATATCTTTTCAAGAACGACGAGGTCAGAAGAAGAAATTATCACAAAAAAAATTGAAGCGATTATTGAATCCTGTAAATATATGGCGAAACGACGCATCGGTGCATTGATTTCAATCGAAGGCGAAACAGGAATTGGTGAATATGCTGAAACAGGAATAGAAGTAGAGGGCAATTTAACACATCAACTTTTAACAAATATATTTACACCGAATACACCATTACATGATGGTGCTGTCATCGTTAAAGGCGAAAGAATTCTAGCTGCGGCTTGTTACCTCCCGTTATCAGAAAGTCCTTTTATCTCAAAGGAGTTAGGAACAAGGCACCGAGCGGCGATGGGGATTAGTGAAGTAACCGATGCATTAACAATTGTTGTATCTGAGGAAACTGGAGCCATTTCTTGCACAAAGAATGGTGAGCTGCACCGAGATATAGATGAGGAAAGACTTCGTCAAATGCTAACTGCCCACCTTATTTTATTCGAGAAGAACCCCAAACGTAAAACTTGGAAATGGAGGGGGAATAAGAATGGATAATTGGTTTAAGAGCAAGTGGTTTGTCAGGGCGATTTCATTAGCCTTTGCGATAATATTGTACTTTTTCGTAGATGTTACATTGAATTCGTCGGCGAATGACTCTAGCATTCCTAATAATGCGAATAACCTTCAGACTTTCGATGATGTTCCTGTCGAGATTAAAATCGATGATGAGAATTATGTTGTTAGCGGGGTTCCAGATTATGTTACGGTTACTCTTTCTGGTCCACCTGCAATTTTGACACCAACAACGTATCGACGTAATTTCGATGTGTTTGTTGATTTGGAAGGATTAGGCGAAGGGACACATATCGTTGAACTTGATTATAATATCACAAGTGAATTAGAAGCCTATATCGAACCGAAAACGATAGAGGTTGATATTGAGGAACGAGCGAGTGAACAGTTCCAGGTTTCTGCTGAATTTATTAATCAAGATAAATTGCCAAAAGGCTATGAACTTGGTGAATATACGATTGAACCAGCTGAAGTAACGCTGACGAGCTCGAGGGCGGTTATTGATCAAATTGGTGTTGTCACAGTCTTTGTTGATGTTGCTGGATCAGAAGGTCCTATTAAGAACCGGGAAGTTCCGGTGAATGTATACGATGGTCAGGGGAACGAGGTTAATGTAAGAATCGTTCCAGAAACTGTACAAGTTTCTGCGGAGATTAACAATCCAAGTAAAGAGGTGCCAATTGAAGTAGCGACATCGGGTGAATTGCCTGCAGGGTACACGCTCCAGTCTGCTACTGCAACACTTGATGAGGTAGAGATATTTGGTAAGAGTGATGTATTAGATTCGATTACAAGCATTTCCACAAAAGAGATTGATTTATCGGAACTGACTGAATCTGGTACGGTTTCCGTAGAACTGGCACTGCCAGACGGTGTGGCGGTAAAAGGGAACGAGCCAATTGAAGTAGAGATAGAACTGGAACAGACTAAGAAACTAGAGAATATACCGATTGATATTGAGGGATTACAAGAAGGACGAGTTATCCGCTTCGCTCAGTCAGGAACGGATACAATTGATCTTACGCTCACAGGAAATGAAGCAGCAGTGAAGGAAATTACGAATGAGGATTTTCAGGTCAATATAAATGTCAACGATCTTGACGAAGGACAGCATGAGGTACCAATTACAATTGAAGGTCCAGAATCTAACGATGTAACGGTGACACCGGAATTTGAAGAAGTTCAAGTTGTAATTAACTAATTTCATAACGGATTGTTTCAAGCAAGGATAAGTTGATCATTGTTTGAAAAGGAAGTAAAGGAGAGCTAAAAATGGGAAAATATTTTGGAACTGATGGGGTTAGAGGAGTAGCAAACGAAGGACTTACGCCAGAATTAGCCTATAAACTAGGACGTGTTGGTGGCTATGTACTGACAAAACAAACAGAGAAGCCAAAAGTAATCATTGGTCGTGATACGCGAATTTCTGGACATATGCTGGAAGGGGCACTTGTATCTGGTCTGCTTTCCATAGGGGCTGAAGTGATGCGCTTAGGAGTAATTTCTACACCAGGTGTTGCTTATTTAACAAAAGCATTGAGTGCACAAGCGGGTGTTATGATTTCTGCTTCACATAATCCTGTAGAAGATAATGGAATTAAGTTTTTTGGTCCTGACGGGTTTAAATTAACTGATGAGCAAGAAGAGGAAATCGAGCGCATTATGGATGGAGAAGATAATTTACCACGCCCAACCGGTGGAGACATTGGTATAATTAATGACTATTTCGAAGGCGGGCAAAAATATCTCTCTTTCCTTAAAACCACCATTGACAATGACTTTGAAGGAATGCAAATTGCATTAGACTGTGCACATGGTGCAACGTCAAGTTTAGCAACACATTTATTTGCTGA of Oceanobacillus zhaokaii contains these proteins:
- the cdaA gene encoding diadenylate cyclase CdaA, whose protein sequence is MLDGGFNFFEVLRICIDIALVWYVLYKLIMLIKGTKAIQLLKGIAVVLAVWGISILLDLQTIRYLSNQIILWGFLAIIILFQPELRRALEQLGRGNIFSRTTRSEEEIITKKIEAIIESCKYMAKRRIGALISIEGETGIGEYAETGIEVEGNLTHQLLTNIFTPNTPLHDGAVIVKGERILAAACYLPLSESPFISKELGTRHRAAMGISEVTDALTIVVSEETGAISCTKNGELHRDIDEERLRQMLTAHLILFEKNPKRKTWKWRGNKNG
- a CDS encoding zf-HC2 domain-containing protein, yielding MIHLNAHSESIALMHKYLDGDLNKAEEQQLKGHLEGCEDCQAHLRDLKRTIALLQSSEHIEAPPSFAEKVMNNLPKEKKRMKYKRWVKSHPIIVAAAVFFIFMLGGMFTDWNQDSQLVVSKQENLIIQGDTVIVPEGVVVEGDLLVKNGNLVIEGVIDGDVTIVNGELVESKSLDGEGLMASVGEINGELKTVNRMFEWLWYQIKGFFSGVFSTD
- a CDS encoding CdaR family protein, with the protein product MDNWFKSKWFVRAISLAFAIILYFFVDVTLNSSANDSSIPNNANNLQTFDDVPVEIKIDDENYVVSGVPDYVTVTLSGPPAILTPTTYRRNFDVFVDLEGLGEGTHIVELDYNITSELEAYIEPKTIEVDIEERASEQFQVSAEFINQDKLPKGYELGEYTIEPAEVTLTSSRAVIDQIGVVTVFVDVAGSEGPIKNREVPVNVYDGQGNEVNVRIVPETVQVSAEINNPSKEVPIEVATSGELPAGYTLQSATATLDEVEIFGKSDVLDSITSISTKEIDLSELTESGTVSVELALPDGVAVKGNEPIEVEIELEQTKKLENIPIDIEGLQEGRVIRFAQSGTDTIDLTLTGNEAAVKEITNEDFQVNINVNDLDEGQHEVPITIEGPESNDVTVTPEFEEVQVVIN